One genomic region from Rosa rugosa chromosome 1, drRosRugo1.1, whole genome shotgun sequence encodes:
- the LOC133716500 gene encoding cell cycle checkpoint protein RAD17 isoform X1 — protein MGKRSSLVVLSSDDEETDRSLSSNRGRTRSSSASRLISSAPAKNPGRAKKARVSGSRSSLGSVSTNWDEVRLSFGDFDEVFSGGSKVAAGSGRSNVKELWVEKYKPHSLEELAVHKKKVQEVKGWFEERLTDSKGKSSNHALVITGQAGVGKSATIHVIASQLAATLCEWNTPTPIVWQEHLYNSSTGVQYMSKLEEFENFVERVRKYGLIPSSLSEGSKSSIILLIDDLPVTNGKVAFQRLQNCLRLLVQSTRTPTAILITDHGKADSEDHTAGYLDELQLSLQSAGACKVSFNPITSNSIKKVLSRICKEEQCNVTAEQVDLIAKASGGDIRNAITSLQFFFLKPTPMHSLPSSITPPRYAKGKQAPCSAKGKSDMVNALDNSGSLQFGRDDTLSLFHALGKFLHNKRETEDSMELDGAAFHVREGLSRLPLKMDAPEKILCQAHGQARPIADFLHENVLDFVSEEAMDDAWSVASYLSDADLLLATFRGMLSRQYEAENVLQSAGASVAVRGVLFGNFHPLPSRWHAVRRPKLWQVEKSSFYNKKEMVNRRFGDYSGTCSSDLTVIATEYSPVYKWLGFRAQGGLEDNVERMSLGDQESEIDDDIEEW, from the exons ATGGGGAAGAGGAGCTCTCTGGTAGTCTTGTCATCGGACGACGAAGAGACCGATCGTTCTCTGAGCTCAAATCGTGGCCGTACAAGGTCGTCGTCGGCGTCGAGATTGATCTCGTCGGCTCCGGCGAAGAACCCCGGGCGAGCGAAGAAGGCTCGGGTTTCGGGCTCTCGCTCTAGCTTGGGCTCAGTGTCCACTAATTGGGATGAG GTCAGATTGTCCTTTGGAGATTTTGATGAAGTGTTCAGTGGTGGTTCCAAGGTAGCTGCTG GTTCTGGAAGGAGCAATGTGAAGGAGTTATGGGTTGAGAAATACAAACCCCATTCGCTTGAGGAGCTTGCTGTTCACAAGAAAAAG GTCCAAGAAGTTAAGGGGTGGTTTGAAGAACGATTGACAGATTCAAAG GGTAAATCTAGTAATCACGCTCTTGTCATCACTGGGCAAGCTGGAGTTGGAAAATCT GCAACTATTCATGTGATTGCATCTCAGCTTGCTGCTACATTGTGTGAATGGAACACGCCAACTCCAATAGTTTGGCAAGAACATTTATATAACTCTAGTACAG GAGTACAATACATGTCAAAGTTGGAggaatttgaaaattttgtgGAGAGAGTACGGAAGTACGGTTTGATTCCATCATCCCTTAGTGAGGGTTCAAAATCATCAATCATACTCTTAATTGACGACCTTCCAGTGACAAATGGTAAAGTTGCTTTTCAAAGACTTCAAAACTGTTTGCGCCTTCTTGTGCAATCAACTCGTACACCAACTGCTATTTTGATCACCGACCATGGTAAAGCTGATTCAGAAGATCACACTGCTGGATACTTGGATGAACTTCAGTTGTCTCTTCAAAGTGCCGGGGCTTGTAAG GTCTCCTTCAATCCTATAACATCTAATTCCATAAAAAAAGTACTGTCTAGAATATGTAAAGAAGAGCAGTGTAATGTGACTGCTGAACAGGTTGATCTAATTGCAAAAGCAAGTGGAGGTGACATAAGAAATGCAATTACATCTTTACAGTTCTTCTTTCTGAAACCAACTCCGATGCATTCGCTTCCTTCATCGATTACTCCTCCCAGGTATGCTAAAGGGAAACAAGCACCCTGTTCTGCTAAAGGGAAATCAGATATGGTAAATGCTTTGGACAATAGTGGTTCCTTACAATTTGGAAGAGATGATACACTTTCTCTATTCCATGCCCTTGGGAAGTTTCTGCATaacaaaagagaaactgaagaTAGCATGGAATTGG ATGGAGCTGCATTTCATGTGCGAGAAGGTTTGTCTAGACTACCACTGAAAATGGATGCTCCGGAAAAGATTCTCTGTCAAGCACACGGACAAGCCAGGCCTATTGCTGATTTTCTACATGAAAATG TTCTAGATTTCGTGAGTGAGGAGGCAATGGATGATGCCTGGTCGGTTGCTTCATATTTAAGTGATGCTGATTTGCTTCTTGCTACTTTCCGCGGAATGCTAAGTAGACAGTATGAGGCAGAGAATGTTCTACAGTCAGCCGGTGCTTCAGTTGCCGTTCGTGGTGTGCTATTTGGAAATTTTCATCCATTGCCGTCCAG GTGGCATGCTGTTCGCCGGCCCAAGCTCTGGCAGGTTGAGAAGTCATCATTTTACAACAAG AAGGAGATGGTAAATCGGAGATTCGGTGATTATAGTGGTACTTGTTCATCTGATTTGACGGTTATAGCTACTGAGTACTCGCCTGTGTATAAATGGCTTGGATTTAGGGCACAGGGAGGTCTTGAAGACAATGTTGAAAGGATGAGTTTGGGTGATCAAGAAAGTGAAATTGATGACGATATAGAAGAATGGTAA
- the LOC133716500 gene encoding cell cycle checkpoint protein RAD17 isoform X2 — MGKRSSLVVLSSDDEETDRSLSSNRGRTRSSSASRLISSAPAKNPGRAKKARVSGSRSSLGSVSTNWDEVRLSFGDFDEVFSGGSKVAAGSGRSNVKELWVEKYKPHSLEELAVHKKKVQEVKGWFEERLTDSKGKSSNHALVITGQAGVGKSATIHVIASQLAATLCEWNTPTPIVWQEHLYNSSTGVQYMSKLEEFENFVERVRKYGLIPSSLSEGSKSSIILLIDDLPVTNGKVAFQRLQNCLRLLVQSTRTPTAILITDHGKADSEDHTAGYLDELQLSLQSAGACKVSFNPITSNSIKKVLSRICKEEQCNVTAEQVDLIAKASGGDIRNAITSLQFFFLKPTPMHSLPSSITPPRYAKGKQAPCSAKGKSDMVNALDNSGSLQFGRDDTLSLFHALGKFLHNKRETEDSMELDGAAFHVREGLSRLPLKMDAPEKILCQAHGQARPIADFLHENVLDFVSEEAMDDAWSVASYLSDADLLLATFRGMLSRQYEAENVLQSAGASVAVRGVLFGNFHPLPSSMQVACCSPAQALAG; from the exons ATGGGGAAGAGGAGCTCTCTGGTAGTCTTGTCATCGGACGACGAAGAGACCGATCGTTCTCTGAGCTCAAATCGTGGCCGTACAAGGTCGTCGTCGGCGTCGAGATTGATCTCGTCGGCTCCGGCGAAGAACCCCGGGCGAGCGAAGAAGGCTCGGGTTTCGGGCTCTCGCTCTAGCTTGGGCTCAGTGTCCACTAATTGGGATGAG GTCAGATTGTCCTTTGGAGATTTTGATGAAGTGTTCAGTGGTGGTTCCAAGGTAGCTGCTG GTTCTGGAAGGAGCAATGTGAAGGAGTTATGGGTTGAGAAATACAAACCCCATTCGCTTGAGGAGCTTGCTGTTCACAAGAAAAAG GTCCAAGAAGTTAAGGGGTGGTTTGAAGAACGATTGACAGATTCAAAG GGTAAATCTAGTAATCACGCTCTTGTCATCACTGGGCAAGCTGGAGTTGGAAAATCT GCAACTATTCATGTGATTGCATCTCAGCTTGCTGCTACATTGTGTGAATGGAACACGCCAACTCCAATAGTTTGGCAAGAACATTTATATAACTCTAGTACAG GAGTACAATACATGTCAAAGTTGGAggaatttgaaaattttgtgGAGAGAGTACGGAAGTACGGTTTGATTCCATCATCCCTTAGTGAGGGTTCAAAATCATCAATCATACTCTTAATTGACGACCTTCCAGTGACAAATGGTAAAGTTGCTTTTCAAAGACTTCAAAACTGTTTGCGCCTTCTTGTGCAATCAACTCGTACACCAACTGCTATTTTGATCACCGACCATGGTAAAGCTGATTCAGAAGATCACACTGCTGGATACTTGGATGAACTTCAGTTGTCTCTTCAAAGTGCCGGGGCTTGTAAG GTCTCCTTCAATCCTATAACATCTAATTCCATAAAAAAAGTACTGTCTAGAATATGTAAAGAAGAGCAGTGTAATGTGACTGCTGAACAGGTTGATCTAATTGCAAAAGCAAGTGGAGGTGACATAAGAAATGCAATTACATCTTTACAGTTCTTCTTTCTGAAACCAACTCCGATGCATTCGCTTCCTTCATCGATTACTCCTCCCAGGTATGCTAAAGGGAAACAAGCACCCTGTTCTGCTAAAGGGAAATCAGATATGGTAAATGCTTTGGACAATAGTGGTTCCTTACAATTTGGAAGAGATGATACACTTTCTCTATTCCATGCCCTTGGGAAGTTTCTGCATaacaaaagagaaactgaagaTAGCATGGAATTGG ATGGAGCTGCATTTCATGTGCGAGAAGGTTTGTCTAGACTACCACTGAAAATGGATGCTCCGGAAAAGATTCTCTGTCAAGCACACGGACAAGCCAGGCCTATTGCTGATTTTCTACATGAAAATG TTCTAGATTTCGTGAGTGAGGAGGCAATGGATGATGCCTGGTCGGTTGCTTCATATTTAAGTGATGCTGATTTGCTTCTTGCTACTTTCCGCGGAATGCTAAGTAGACAGTATGAGGCAGAGAATGTTCTACAGTCAGCCGGTGCTTCAGTTGCCGTTCGTGGTGTGCTATTTGGAAATTTTCATCCATTGCCGTCCAG TATGCAGGTGGCATGCTGTTCGCCGGCCCAAGCTCTGGCAGGTTGA
- the LOC133716485 gene encoding uncharacterized protein LOC133716485, which yields MGSNGSKQQAADHYTLLGLSDLREAATPEQIRKAYLKSALKYHPDKLTFLILAEQSEAARKAKKEEIDTHFKKIVAAYEVLSDPVQRRNYDSGRIYSSSSSGGHTSTDSSTSTPTEDHHHQHHQHQRHDVDDEIPSDCAPGDFFKVFGPAFERNARWSAKKPVPGLGNERTPMEEVDKFYEFWYSFKSSRDFTGKYQYKRDREWAMRQEYIRIRRLADNAYGKDPRILRRKEEEKAEKERKKMEKKMRKEAEARAAEEERRRREEEEKRAAEVALEQKKVKEGERKLLKKERSRFRTLSVGLHGLEKDDVERLCTWFDFEKLRNVCERIEDGKDEGLMDRLAKIVSEIKREEDENKKSSTQQQTQNENESNGNVNGSVKEERPWGKEEIELLRKGMMKFPKGTPRRWEVVSEYIGTGRSVEEVLKAMKTVLLKKPDDSKAFDSFLEKRKPSKSIDSPLTTRIEVEGVSMSSTSTSTSTSTSRPPPNDQKSASGSTSSSSEQDDVWSVEQERALIQAMKTVPKELSGGARWERIAAAVPEKTANQCKKKFALLKENLRSKKSSA from the coding sequence ATGGGCTCTAACGGCAGCAAACAGCAAGCTGCAGATCATTATACCTTGCTGGGTTTAAGCGATCTAAGAGAAGCTGCCACTCCAGAACAGATTAGAAAGGCCTATCTCAAGAGCGCCTTGAAATATCATCCTGACAAGCTCACCTTCCTTATTCTCGCCGAGCAAAGCGAAGCGGCCAGAAAAGCCAAGAAGGAGGAGATCGACACCCACTTCAAGAAAATCGTAGCAGCATATGAGGTATTGAGCGATCCGGTCCAGAGACGAAACTACGACTCGGGACGGATCTATAGTTCCTCCAGCTCCGGTGGGCATACTAGTACTGATAGCAGTACTAGTACTCCTACTgaagatcatcatcatcagcatcATCAGCATCAGCGTCATGATGTGGATGATGAAATCCCTAGTGACTGTGCTCCGGGGGATTTCTTCAAGGTGTTTGGTCCTGCTTTCGAAAGAAACGCGCGGTGGTCGGCTAAGAAACCGGTGCCGGGTTTAGGGAACGAGAGAACTCCTATGGAGGAAGTGGACAAGTTCTATGAGTTTTGGTAcagcttcaaaagcagcagagACTTCACAGGTAAGTATCAGTATAAACGTGACAGAGAGTGGGCTATGAGGCAGGAGTATATACGAATTCGGAGACTCGCTGACAATGCCTATGGGAAAGACCCGAGGATATTGAGGAGGAAGGAAGAGGAGAAAGCcgagaaggaaaggaaaaagatggaaaagaaaatgagGAAGGAAGCAGAGGCTAGGGCGGCTGAGGAGGAGAGGCGGCggagggaggaggaggagaagcgaGCTGCagaagtggctttggagcagaAGAAGGTTAAGGAGGGGGAGAGGAAACTCTTGAAGAAGGAAAGGAGTCGTTTTCGAACACTCTCGGTAGGGTTGCATGGTCTTGAGAAGGATGATGTGGAAAGGCTTTGCACGTGGTTTGATTTTGAAAAGCTTAGGAATGTATGTGAAAGAATTGAAGACGGAAAAGATGAGGGGCTAATGGACCGGTTGGCAAAAATTGTTAGCGAGATcaagagagaagaagatgagaaTAAGAAAAGTAGTACTCAACAACAAACACAGAACGAGAATGAGAGTAATGGTAATGTCAATGGTAGTGTTAAGGAGGAGAGACCTTGGGGGAAAGAAGAAATTGAGCTATTGAGGAAAGGGATGATGAAATTTCCCAAAGGAACACCGCGAAGGTGGGAAGTGGTTTCGGAGTACATTGGTACCGGAAGATCCGTGGAGGAAGTTCTCAAGGCAATGAAGACAGTGCTTCTCAAGAAACCTGATGATAGCAAAGCGTTTGACTCTTTTCTTGAGAAGAGGAAGCCTTCGAAATCTATTGACTCGCCGCTCACAACAAGAATAGAAGTAGAAGGGGTATCTATGTCATCgactagtactagtactagtactagtacGAGTCGTCCTCCTCCCAATGATCAAAAGTCTGCAAGTGGATCAACGTCGAGTAGTTCGGAGCAGGATGATGTGTGGTCTGTTGAGCAAGAAAGGGCGCTGATTCAGGCAATGAAGACTGTTCCGAAGGAACTATCCGGCGGTGCGAGGTGGGAGCGAATTGCTGCTGCTGTTCCTGAGAAGACCGCAAATCAATGCAAGAAAAAGTTTGCATTGCTCAAGGAAAACTTGAGAAGCAAAAAAAGTTCTGCCTAA
- the LOC133727181 gene encoding heat shock 22 kDa protein, mitochondrial-like, which translates to MASSATLINRFLLTRTSSNPILPSSIRSLSSTLYWIVKPVPQRARDDALDDLHRSGLLIQDEDDALYLQKSMPGLGKDDVDVEISPKRNTLIITGDPGGYKALLHLPPSCQAEEAVSKMENGLLRVLVPKTKPNGAGPTQEAQWGPPGHYKPGDAILMVGYLRQDE; encoded by the coding sequence ATGGCGTCCTCTGCAACCCTAATCAACCGATTCCTCCTCACCCGAACCTCATCAAACCCCATCCTCCCCTCCTCGATTCGCTCGCTCTCCTCCACACTCTACTGGATCGTGAAGCCAGTGCCGCAGCGCGCGCGTGACGACGCCCTCGACGACCTGCACCGCTCCGGTCTGCTCATCCAAGACGAGGACGACGCGCTCTACCTCCAGAAGTCGATGCCGGGCCTCGGAAAAGATGACGTCGACGTCGAGATTAGTCCCAAGCGCAACACTCTCATCATCACAGGCGATCCCGGAGGCTACAAGGCGCTTCTTCACCTTCCGCCGTCGTGCCAGGCGGAGGAGGCCGTGTCCAAAATGGAGAATGGTCTGCTGAGGGTGCTTGTGCCCAAGACTAAGCCCAATGGAGCAGGCCCAACTCAGGAGGCCCAATGGGGTCCACCTGGGCACTACAAGCCTGGTGACGCGATCCTCATGGTCGGGTACCTCCGCCAAGATGAGTGA
- the LOC133716514 gene encoding L10-interacting MYB domain-containing protein-like: MASHVTRSRVQPQLQEHQSRARWTTHLTKILASLMVDQVHQGNRKNNYFGKKAWKYICDEFYKRTGLKWDKEQLKNRCAVMKRMYIIIKSLLDRSDFSWDEATGTITASDEVWAEYTKEHADAETLRSSGCPIYKELCIIFSEPATNGNHDHPAEHEEGTTNFHQLEPLSIPQEVLSSSESEEADDAVDDKETVQPITPSTAGIRKRGRKGIDDAIAGAILEMAAASKLRTAAIQQRDARYTIANCIKALDEMKGVDEQLYFAALDLFNKPTAREMFLSLKHDKRLIWLQGKCRAAGPVP, from the exons ATGGCAAGCCATGTTACTCGGTCGAGGGTGCAGCCACAGCTTCAGGAGCATCAATCAAGGGCTAGGTGGACAACACATCTTACTAAGATTCTTGCAAGCTTAATGGTTGATCAGGTACACCAAGGGAATAGAAAAAACAATTACTTTGGCAAGAAAGCATGGAAGTATATCTGCGATGAATTCTATAAGAGAACGGGTCTGAAATGGGACAAGGAACAACTGAAGAACCGATGTGCAGTTATGAAGAGGATGTATATTATAATCAAGTCACTTCTTGATCGTAGTGATTTCAGTTGGGATGAAGCCACAGGGACCATCACAGCCAGTGATGAAGTATGGGCTGAATACACGAAG GAACATGCTGATGCAGAGACTCTAAGAAGCAGTGGCTGCCCAATTTACAAAGAGCTATGCATAATATTTTCAGAACCAGCAACCAATGGGAATCATGATCATCCAGCTGAACACGAGGAAGGGACTACAAATTTTCATCAATTGGAGCCATTGTCCATCCCGCAAGAAGTACTGTCCTCATCGGAATCTGAGGAAGCAGATGATGCTGTTGATGATAAAGAAACAGTTCAACCTATTACTCCCAGCACTGCTGGCATCCGCAAAAGAGGGCGCAAGGGCATTGATGATGCCATTGCAGGAGCTATTTTAGAGATGGCAGCTGCATCAAAGCTGAGAACGGCTGCTATACAGCAACGAGATGCCAGATATACCATAGCTAATTGTATTAAAGCACTGGATGAGATGAAAGGCGTTGATGAGCAACTCTATTTTGCTGCTCTTGATCTGTTCAACAAGCCCACTGCAAGGGAGATGTTCTTGTCTCTCAAACACGACAAGCGCTTGATCTGGTTGCAGGGCAAGTGCAGAGCAGCTGGTCCTGTTCCCTAG